Part of the Candidatus Anoxymicrobium japonicum genome, GGTGGAGCAAGATCGCCAACGCGTTGAACACGCCCAGCAGCACGTGGCGCCGCGGTGGGGCGAAGTCTTGCTGGATCAGCAACAGCCGATGGACGCTGAGCAGGATGAAGATGATCGGCAGAATGTAGGTTTCACACTCGACGCTGTACCACCAAAAGCCGTATGAGAAGGCGGTCGCTAGCATGGCAAAATATCGCAACCCGCGCGGCAAACCGGCGCGTACGCCAAGGCTGTAGATCAACAGCAGGACAATCAGGCCGCCGCTGATGTTCAGTACCTTGACCGGGAGTTCCGCGGTATCCCCGTAGCCGAGCAGTTGCCACCCGCGATAGAAAAGGTGGTTGACGGCGTTGTAAATCAGGTGGTTGGGGTGGAACTGCTCTTCCAGCGTGCCATAGGTGATCGCGCGCAGGTACCACAGGCTGTCCTCTGCCTCTGTGTGGTTGATGGAGAGCGTAGACGCATACAGCCCCGCTACCAGCAGCAGGGGCAGCAGCACGACGTATCCTTCTCGGCGCCATAAGGATGCGGATGGCGCGTCGCTGACTGACTGTCTCATGCCATCTTTCTCACGCGAACCTTCCCGAGTATATCATCTCAACAATCCAGGGAAGGGGCGATGCCTTGCGGGCGCCCGCTTGGGCAGAGAGACGGTATCTGCTCAATAATCCGGGGGAGGGGGCTAGCGCTAGCCGCCTCTGTGCCCGCCCAGGGCGACCACGGAGGGATCGCCCCTACATATTGAGAAGATGCGGCAGACGCAAGGCATCACCCCTACCTTCTGTCAATGGCCGTTGACCGGCAAGATTTGGTGATTGAGGCCGGAGGTCACCAGTTTGTCGGCGAGATAGACCGCACGCATGCCTTCTTCGCCAGTGACCAGTGACTCCCGCCCGTCGGTGACGGCCGAGACGAAGTCCGTGAGTTCTTCGACCAGCGGTTCGCGGCGGCGCAATTCGTACTTTGTGATCCGACCTTCACTGACCCCCATCAGCGCGACCATGCCTTCCCAGCCGTTGGCGTAGTTGTTTTCGTAGAAATACAGTTCCTGGGTCAGGTAGTTGACGTGGAACATGCCACGCTCACCCAGGATGGAGAGTTCACGGATTTTGGTGGGCGTCAGCCAATTGATGTCCAGGACGCCGACCGCACCGTTTTCGAACTTCAGCAACCCCGACAGCAGATCCTCATGGCTGGCGTTGATCTCCTGCTCCGTTTCCGCATAGAGGTTTCTGATGGGTGAGCCGATCAGGTATTCCATGATATCCAGCTCATGCGTGGCCAGAT contains:
- a CDS encoding gfo/Idh/MocA family oxidoreductase, which produces MMHVGVIGVGAMGRNHARVFAQMPEVNLVALADVDTETVQQIARTYKANAYTDYHEMLAKEKLDIVSVSVPTRLHAAVALDVIAHGVHIFIEKPLAITLDECQAIIDAARQAGVRLGVGHIERFNPAILELRRRLENNQLGRVFQIRSRRVGPFPSRIMDVGVVFDLATHELDIMEYLIGSPIRNLYAETEQEINASHEDLLSGLLKFENGAVGVLDINWLTPTKIRELSILGERGMFHVNYLTQELYFYENNYANGWEGMVALMGVSEGRITKYELRRREPLVEELTDFVSAVTDGRESLVTGEEGMRAVYLADKLVTSGLNHQILPVNGH